From Pandoraea norimbergensis, the proteins below share one genomic window:
- a CDS encoding methyl-accepting chemotaxis protein translates to MRDNQPVTQNEFVIGEHQYLISRTDLKGRITYANPAFVEVSGYSRDELLGAPHNIVRHPDMPPEAFGDLWDTINRGDTWTGLVKNRRKNGDFYWVLATVTPTLENDAVVGYTSVRVRPAAGATDQAETIYARFRNGQAGNLRIRGGRVERGGIAALVRKIRIDTLRARLTGIIVLGALLLAIVGGLGLWGMSSSNAKLLQVYQNGMVPVGTLGAIGQKLDRDVLLVAEAIGSPNLDAMKRAGDEITASLDDINREWATYMKSVDPATQAQAERFNVIRQRFTTDGLQQTVEMLKVGSAEGAQQTYLEKVKPAYGPMRDELNVLTRLELTQATDLYQQGQREHTIVRALTAVAVIGGIIVLFVLGSILRRAINHPLRVALSMSKQIAAGDLTGKAEGTGRDEVGQLLFGLTVMKNSLLSIVSDVREGIESINVASREIAAGNTDLSARTEQQAASLEQTASSMEQLTATVKQNADNAKQASALAVNASEIAARGGQVVGNVVDTMQGISSSSHKIVDIISVIEGIAFQTNILALNAAVEAARAGEQGRGFAVVAGEVRTLAQRSASAAKEIKVLIEDSVGRVENGSALVSQAGKTMDEIVQAVQRVTDIMGEISAASAEQSGGIEQVNRAVSQMDEVTQQNAALVEEAAAAAGSLEEQAHRLRDAVSVFRVGDAFKAGDARSAARAASAQTVRHSTAASTAQPVASAAKAASAASAPKAAATAAGAATARASAGAAAARTVTRRPQTAAPAAAAGSAAAATNAQEDAQVLQLAARRGKAAPGSAPAGGASDSGDWEEF, encoded by the coding sequence GTGCGCGATAACCAGCCCGTCACCCAGAACGAATTCGTCATCGGCGAGCATCAGTACCTGATCTCGCGAACGGATCTGAAGGGGCGGATCACGTATGCCAATCCCGCCTTCGTGGAGGTGAGTGGCTATTCGCGTGACGAACTGCTGGGCGCGCCGCACAACATCGTGCGCCATCCCGACATGCCGCCCGAAGCGTTCGGCGACCTGTGGGACACGATCAACCGCGGCGATACGTGGACGGGTCTCGTGAAGAACCGCCGCAAGAACGGCGACTTCTACTGGGTGCTGGCAACCGTCACCCCGACGCTCGAAAACGACGCCGTGGTGGGTTACACCTCGGTGCGCGTGCGTCCGGCTGCCGGGGCGACCGACCAGGCTGAAACCATCTACGCGCGCTTTCGCAATGGTCAGGCCGGCAATCTGCGCATTCGCGGTGGCCGGGTCGAACGGGGTGGCATTGCTGCACTCGTGCGCAAGATTCGCATCGACACGCTGCGTGCGCGCCTGACCGGCATCATCGTGCTCGGTGCGCTGTTGCTCGCGATTGTGGGCGGACTGGGTCTGTGGGGCATGTCGAGCAGCAACGCCAAGCTGCTTCAGGTGTACCAGAACGGTATGGTGCCGGTCGGCACGCTGGGCGCCATCGGCCAGAAACTCGACCGCGACGTATTGCTAGTGGCGGAAGCCATCGGCAGCCCGAATCTCGACGCGATGAAGCGTGCGGGCGATGAGATCACCGCCAGCCTCGACGACATCAATCGCGAGTGGGCGACCTACATGAAGTCGGTCGACCCGGCCACGCAGGCACAGGCCGAACGCTTCAACGTGATTCGCCAGCGCTTTACCACCGATGGCCTGCAACAGACCGTCGAGATGCTCAAGGTCGGCTCGGCAGAAGGCGCGCAACAGACGTATCTCGAGAAGGTGAAACCCGCGTACGGTCCGATGCGCGACGAGCTCAACGTGCTCACGCGACTGGAACTCACGCAGGCCACCGACTTGTATCAACAGGGCCAGCGCGAGCACACCATCGTGCGTGCGCTCACGGCGGTGGCGGTGATCGGCGGCATCATCGTGCTGTTCGTGCTCGGCAGCATTCTGCGCCGTGCGATCAATCATCCGCTGCGCGTGGCGCTGTCGATGTCCAAGCAGATTGCGGCGGGTGACCTGACCGGCAAGGCCGAAGGCACCGGGCGCGACGAAGTCGGCCAGCTGCTGTTCGGCCTGACGGTCATGAAGAACAGCTTGCTGTCGATCGTCTCCGACGTGCGCGAGGGCATCGAGTCGATCAACGTGGCGTCGCGCGAAATCGCGGCGGGCAACACCGATCTGTCGGCACGCACCGAACAACAGGCCGCGTCGCTGGAACAGACGGCGTCGTCGATGGAGCAGCTCACCGCCACGGTCAAGCAGAACGCGGACAACGCCAAACAGGCGAGCGCGCTGGCCGTCAATGCGTCGGAAATTGCAGCACGCGGTGGTCAGGTGGTCGGCAACGTGGTCGACACCATGCAGGGCATCTCGTCGAGTTCGCACAAGATCGTCGACATCATCAGTGTCATCGAAGGCATTGCCTTCCAGACCAACATCCTCGCGCTGAACGCCGCCGTGGAAGCGGCGCGTGCGGGCGAACAAGGCCGTGGCTTTGCTGTGGTGGCGGGTGAAGTGCGCACGCTGGCGCAGCGCAGCGCGTCGGCCGCGAAAGAAATCAAGGTGCTCATCGAAGACTCGGTGGGCCGCGTCGAGAACGGCTCGGCACTCGTGTCGCAGGCCGGCAAGACGATGGACGAAATCGTGCAGGCCGTGCAGCGCGTGACCGACATCATGGGCGAGATTTCGGCAGCGTCCGCCGAACAGTCGGGTGGCATCGAGCAGGTCAACCGCGCCGTGTCGCAGATGGACGAGGTCACGCAACAGAACGCGGCACTGGTCGAAGAAGCGGCCGCGGCGGCGGGCTCGCTGGAAGAACAGGCGCACCGCCTGCGCGACGCCGTCTCGGTGTTCCGTGTCGGTGATGCGTTCAAGGCGGGCGATGCACGCAGTGCGGCACGCGCAGCCAGCGCCCAGACGGTTCGTCATTCGACGGCAGCAAGCACAGCGCAACCCGTCGCGAGCGCAGCCAAGGCAGCATCGGCCGCGAGTGCGCCGAAAGCGGCTGCAACCGCCGCAGGGGCAGCCACTGCCCGCGCAAGCGCCGGTGCCGCTGCGGCACGCACGGTAACGCGCCGTCCGCAAACGGCTGCTCCGGCCGCTGCTGCCGGATCGGCGGCGGCTGCCACGAATGCACAGGAAGATGCGCAGGTCTTGCAACTGGCGGCGCGTCGCGGCAAAGCGGCACCCGGCAGCGCACCTGCCGGTGGCGCGAGCGACTCGGGCGACTGGGAAGAGTTTTGA
- a CDS encoding chemotaxis protein CheW: MEKLSQEHAMSRQGGAMQTEGDGQEFLVFTLGEEEYGIDILKVQEIRGYDAVTRIANAPDFIKGVINLRGIIVPIVDMRIKFRLGRVEYDTQTVVIILNVAGRVVGMVVDGVSDVLTLARGEIKPAPEFGAQLATEYITGLGTVEGRMLILMDIEKLMTSDDMALIERLAS, encoded by the coding sequence ATGGAAAAGCTTTCGCAAGAGCATGCCATGTCGCGCCAGGGCGGCGCCATGCAGACCGAGGGCGACGGCCAGGAATTTCTGGTCTTCACGCTCGGTGAAGAGGAATACGGCATCGACATCCTGAAGGTGCAGGAAATTCGCGGCTACGACGCCGTCACGCGCATCGCCAACGCCCCCGACTTCATCAAGGGCGTGATCAACCTGCGCGGCATCATCGTGCCGATCGTGGACATGCGCATCAAGTTCCGCCTCGGCCGCGTCGAGTACGACACCCAGACGGTCGTGATCATTCTGAACGTGGCCGGCCGTGTGGTCGGCATGGTCGTTGACGGCGTGTCCGACGTGCTCACGCTCGCGCGCGGCGAAATCAAGCCGGCCCCCGAGTTCGGTGCACAACTGGCGACCGAGTACATCACGGGCCTTGGCACGGTCGAAGGCCGCATGCTGATCCTGATGGACATCGAGAAGCTCATGACCAGCGACGACATGGCGCTCATCGAGCGTCTGGCGAGCTAA